In Psychrobacter sp. JCM 18902, a single window of DNA contains:
- a CDS encoding ArsR/SmtB family transcription factor codes for MSDNNFTIRPIELFKVLSDPTRLKIFQILFNKESRCVGELVEILDQPQPTISRHLNHLKKLGILSCVRDGTWMWYEVADDLPEWCQEILDITYKQISSKDLDMSKPAEI; via the coding sequence ATGTCTGATAATAATTTTACGATACGACCTATCGAGTTATTTAAAGTCTTATCTGACCCGACGCGCTTAAAAATATTTCAAATTCTATTTAACAAAGAATCGCGCTGTGTTGGTGAGTTGGTAGAAATACTAGATCAACCACAGCCAACGATATCGCGTCATTTGAACCATTTAAAGAAACTCGGTATTTTAAGCTGTGTTCGCGACGGTACGTGGATGTGGTATGAAGTCGCTGACGACTTGCCAGAATGGTGCCAAGAGATTTTGGATATTACTTATAAGCAAATATCTAGCAAAGACCTCGATATGTCCAAGCCTGCTGAGATATGA
- the cysT gene encoding sulfate ABC transporter permease subunit CysT, whose amino-acid sequence MSAKTSPASKAPAKKGWLTRLRQRNVLPGFGLSMGITVFSLSLLVVLPFAMMAYTTTQMGWTGFWETISQPQVTAAIKLSLWMSFLAMLTNMVFGTLVAWVLVRYEFWGKSLINALVDLPFALPTAVTGISLATLYAPNGLIGQWFDKFGIQVAFTPIGIWLALVVVSFPFIVRAVQPVLAELSVEFEEAAAVLGANRFTTFRKVILPELLPALLMGAGMMFARATGEYGSVIFIAGNIPMQSEILPLIIISKLEQFDVQGASAVALFMLLISFVILLTINIMQWKLSRRVGAR is encoded by the coding sequence ATGAGTGCAAAAACATCTCCTGCCAGCAAAGCCCCTGCAAAAAAAGGGTGGTTAACACGTTTGCGCCAACGCAATGTGCTGCCAGGTTTCGGCCTGAGCATGGGTATCACGGTCTTTAGCTTGTCGCTATTGGTGGTATTACCGTTTGCCATGATGGCCTACACCACGACTCAGATGGGTTGGACTGGATTCTGGGAGACGATTAGTCAGCCGCAAGTCACTGCTGCTATCAAGCTAAGCTTATGGATGTCGTTTTTGGCGATGCTGACCAACATGGTGTTTGGCACATTGGTCGCTTGGGTACTCGTACGCTACGAGTTCTGGGGTAAGTCGTTGATTAATGCGCTAGTTGATTTACCATTTGCATTACCAACGGCGGTCACGGGCATTTCGCTTGCGACCCTTTATGCGCCTAATGGTTTGATTGGTCAGTGGTTTGATAAATTTGGCATTCAGGTCGCCTTTACACCTATAGGTATTTGGCTCGCATTGGTTGTGGTCAGTTTTCCCTTTATTGTCCGTGCGGTACAGCCTGTACTCGCTGAGCTATCGGTTGAATTTGAAGAGGCAGCCGCGGTATTGGGCGCCAATCGTTTCACGACGTTTCGCAAAGTAATTTTGCCAGAGCTTTTGCCCGCTTTACTCATGGGTGCAGGCATGATGTTTGCCCGTGCCACTGGCGAGTACGGTTCGGTTATCTTTATCGCTGGCAATATTCCCATGCAATCAGAGATTTTACCGCTCATTATTATTAGTAAACTAGAGCAGTTTGATGTTCAAGGAGCTTCTGCGGTTGCATTATTTATGCTACTGATCTCATTTGTGATCTTATTGACCATTAACATTATGCAGTGGAAACTGTCGCGCCGTGTAGGAGCTCGCTAA
- the cysW gene encoding sulfate ABC transporter permease subunit CysW, whose translation MQISNSYDYQSNAATKDTPWIRLTFIVIAVLFMVIMLVIPLLAVFYEAFKGGWQLYIASLVDPEALQAIKLTLITAAIVLPINMVMGIAIAWLVTRYQFKGKQLVTTLLDLPFSVSPVVAGLMFVLLFGLNSTIGGWLESMGFQVIYAVPGIVLATLFVTFPFVARELIPLMQTQGDSEEQAALTLGATGWQTFWHVTLPNIKWALLYGLILTNARAMGEFGAVSVVSGHIRGETNTMPLLVEIAYNDYNFTAAFALSSLLAALALVTLLIQQVMTKLQERKFAKSERLASVPELLVNTNATKATNTIISDK comes from the coding sequence ATGCAAATATCTAATAGCTACGACTACCAGAGCAACGCAGCGACTAAAGATACGCCATGGATACGCCTTACCTTTATCGTCATCGCAGTGCTATTTATGGTCATCATGTTGGTCATTCCTTTACTGGCTGTGTTCTATGAAGCTTTTAAAGGTGGCTGGCAGTTGTATATTGCCTCGCTGGTTGATCCAGAAGCCCTGCAAGCCATTAAGCTGACATTAATTACCGCGGCTATCGTCTTGCCGATTAATATGGTAATGGGTATCGCAATCGCATGGTTAGTGACGCGCTATCAGTTTAAAGGTAAGCAGCTGGTCACCACTTTGCTTGATCTGCCATTTTCAGTATCACCCGTCGTTGCAGGTTTGATGTTTGTTTTGCTATTCGGACTCAATTCCACCATTGGCGGCTGGCTTGAAAGCATGGGATTCCAAGTTATTTATGCGGTTCCAGGTATCGTATTGGCAACGCTGTTTGTTACTTTTCCTTTTGTAGCACGTGAGCTGATACCGCTGATGCAGACGCAAGGCGACTCTGAAGAGCAAGCGGCATTGACCTTGGGCGCAACTGGTTGGCAGACGTTTTGGCATGTGACATTACCCAATATCAAATGGGCACTACTCTATGGTTTGATTTTGACCAATGCGCGGGCAATGGGTGAGTTTGGGGCGGTGAGTGTGGTATCTGGTCATATTCGCGGCGAGACCAATACCATGCCACTACTGGTTGAGATTGCTTACAATGATTATAACTTTACCGCCGCTTTTGCCTTATCAAGCCTACTTGCAGCGCTGGCGCTCGTGACGTTGCTTATTCAACAAGTCATGACTAAGCTACAAGAGCGCAAATTTGCCAAGTCCGAACGGCTGGCAAGTGTGCCTGAGTTACTGGTAAATACCAACGCTACTAAGGCTACCAATACTATAATTTCAGATAAGTGA
- the sat gene encoding sulfate adenylyltransferase: MTSITSKQPSKLVPPHGSTELKPLLLQGEARAQALKLASTLPTITLSSRERGDLIMFGIGGFTPLHGFMNQADWQGVVDDMHLQSGESAGLFWPIPITLSAPKATADSLSQGDKVALVAKDGEIMGILTVEETYTIDKAHECQQVFTTTDPEHPGVQQVLEQGEVNIAGSVEVLSEGEFPTLYPEIYKTPAETRAILDAKGWKTVAAFQTRNPMHRSHEYLAKIAIEICDGVLIHSLLGALKPGDIPADVRQEAIKTLIDNYFRQDTVIQAGYPLDMRYAGPREALLHAVFRQNYGCSHLIVGRDHAGVGDYYGAFDAQTIFEQVGKDDLITQPLKIGWTFWCNACNAMASDKTCPHEASEHVKVSGTKLRKALSEDEVVPENFSRPEVLQILRDYYAGIAREERAEVKLVGASAV; this comes from the coding sequence ATGACATCTATCACCTCTAAGCAACCATCAAAACTTGTTCCGCCGCATGGCAGCACTGAGCTTAAGCCATTACTATTACAAGGTGAGGCGCGCGCTCAAGCATTGAAACTTGCCAGCACATTGCCGACCATTACTTTAAGCTCACGTGAGCGCGGCGATTTAATCATGTTCGGTATTGGTGGCTTTACGCCATTGCATGGCTTTATGAATCAAGCAGACTGGCAGGGTGTGGTTGATGATATGCATTTGCAAAGTGGTGAAAGTGCGGGTCTGTTTTGGCCAATTCCCATCACCTTGTCTGCACCAAAAGCGACTGCAGATAGTTTGAGTCAAGGCGATAAAGTAGCATTGGTCGCAAAAGATGGCGAAATCATGGGTATCTTGACGGTAGAAGAAACCTATACCATCGATAAAGCGCATGAGTGTCAGCAAGTATTCACCACAACAGACCCAGAACATCCAGGCGTACAACAAGTTTTAGAGCAAGGCGAAGTCAATATTGCAGGTAGTGTCGAGGTATTGAGCGAAGGCGAGTTCCCAACGTTATATCCAGAAATCTACAAAACGCCAGCAGAAACGCGCGCAATCTTGGATGCTAAGGGCTGGAAAACGGTTGCCGCTTTCCAAACACGTAATCCAATGCACCGCTCACATGAGTATTTGGCAAAAATTGCAATTGAGATCTGTGACGGTGTATTGATTCATTCATTGCTAGGGGCATTGAAACCTGGTGATATCCCAGCCGACGTCCGTCAAGAAGCCATTAAAACGCTAATTGATAACTACTTTAGACAAGATACGGTTATTCAAGCGGGTTATCCGCTAGATATGCGTTATGCTGGTCCACGTGAAGCACTACTGCATGCGGTATTCCGTCAAAACTACGGCTGTAGTCATCTAATCGTTGGTCGTGACCATGCTGGTGTCGGCGATTATTATGGGGCATTTGATGCACAAACGATTTTTGAACAGGTTGGTAAAGATGATCTTATCACCCAACCACTAAAAATTGGCTGGACGTTCTGGTGTAATGCTTGTAATGCTATGGCTTCCGACAAAACTTGCCCGCATGAAGCGTCTGAACACGTTAAAGTATCAGGTACCAAGCTGCGTAAAGCGCTATCAGAAGATGAAGTGGTGCCAGAGAACTTTAGCCGTCCAGAAGTACTACAAATTTTGCGTGATTATTATGCTGGTATCGCAAGAGAGGAACGTGCTGAAGTGAAATTAGTCGGTGCCTCTGCGGTGTGA
- a CDS encoding sulfate ABC transporter substrate-binding protein — MTYALQYQQKSKKRHVLSIAGVALTLGLAGCSNSETETTTANADGTAAAEGQNIELLNVSYDVARDFYKDYNPLFVEHYKAENPNSNVLIKQSHGGSSKQALSVANGLQADVATMNQGSDIELLEKKGLVESDWESKFPDNAVPFTSTIVFLVRKDNPKGINDWEDLTKEGVEIVMANPKVTGNGRYAFLGAYGYGLHAFDKNETNAKNYVKDMLKNVKVYENGGRAATTTFVQRGIGDVLVTFENEANLAATDFGAGKVDIVYPKYSIKSESPVAIVKSVTDKKGTTDAAKAYLDYLWSEPAQQLAANLYLRPSVKSVLDKNGDKLPPIETFRPNDTFGTWDEIMGTYFSDGGVFDQLAINAPQ, encoded by the coding sequence ATGACATACGCTTTGCAATATCAACAAAAAAGTAAAAAACGTCACGTCTTGAGCATTGCAGGCGTTGCATTAACCTTGGGGCTGGCTGGCTGTAGCAATAGCGAGACAGAGACGACTACTGCTAATGCAGATGGCACAGCAGCCGCTGAGGGTCAAAATATTGAGCTGCTGAACGTCTCTTATGATGTGGCACGTGACTTTTATAAAGACTACAACCCATTATTCGTTGAGCATTATAAAGCTGAAAATCCAAACAGCAATGTTCTAATCAAGCAGTCACATGGTGGCTCAAGCAAACAAGCGCTGTCAGTTGCCAATGGTCTGCAAGCAGATGTTGCTACCATGAACCAAGGTTCTGATATTGAGCTGCTTGAGAAAAAGGGTTTGGTTGAGTCAGATTGGGAAAGCAAATTCCCAGACAATGCCGTCCCTTTTACCAGTACCATCGTATTCTTAGTCCGGAAAGACAATCCAAAAGGCATCAATGACTGGGAAGATTTGACCAAAGAAGGCGTTGAGATCGTCATGGCCAATCCAAAAGTGACGGGTAATGGTCGTTATGCGTTCTTGGGCGCTTATGGTTATGGCTTACATGCTTTTGATAAAAACGAGACCAATGCCAAAAACTACGTGAAAGACATGCTCAAAAACGTCAAAGTTTATGAGAATGGCGGGCGCGCCGCGACCACTACTTTCGTTCAACGTGGTATCGGTGATGTCCTAGTGACTTTTGAAAATGAAGCCAACTTGGCAGCGACTGATTTCGGTGCGGGTAAAGTAGACATCGTTTATCCTAAATACTCTATTAAATCAGAAAGCCCTGTTGCGATTGTCAAGTCAGTGACAGATAAAAAAGGCACAACGGATGCCGCAAAAGCTTATCTTGACTACTTATGGAGCGAACCTGCTCAGCAATTGGCCGCGAATCTATACTTGCGTCCTAGCGTAAAAAGCGTCCTTGATAAAAATGGTGATAAATTACCACCAATCGAAACATTCCGTCCAAATGATACCTTTGGTACGTGGGATGAGATTATGGGTACTTACTTCAGTGATGGCGGTGTATTCGACCAGCTCGCCATTAACGCCCCGCAGTAA
- a CDS encoding sulfate ABC transporter substrate-binding protein: MLMTGCNPTEATQQDGSNATGDAKNISLLNVSYDVSRDFYKDYNALFSADYQQKHSDGQVNINQSHGGSSKQALSVANGLQADVVTLNQESDMNLLVEKGLVASDWQQAFPNNAVPYTSTMVLLVRDGNPKNIKDWSDLARNDIDVVIPNPKTSGTARYAFLGAYGYGLHQFKETVQSPAKTDDFIKKLLANVVTYDNGARAATTSFTQRGLGDVLITTENEAHLAAKQFAKGQVNIVYPSYSIVIANPVAVVTAVTDKGGKTAAANAYLKGLWDTPAQELMAQMYMRPSNPQVLAAHKATLPDIETFEPVAVFGSWEQIMDTFFVDGGRFDQLARVK; the protein is encoded by the coding sequence ATGCTAATGACAGGCTGTAATCCTACCGAAGCCACTCAACAAGACGGCTCGAACGCAACGGGTGATGCAAAAAATATCAGTTTATTAAATGTCTCTTATGATGTATCACGCGATTTTTATAAAGATTATAACGCTTTATTTAGCGCAGATTATCAACAAAAGCATTCAGACGGTCAGGTCAATATCAACCAATCACATGGTGGCTCAAGCAAACAAGCATTGTCGGTTGCCAATGGTCTGCAAGCAGATGTAGTCACTTTAAACCAAGAAAGTGATATGAATCTGTTGGTTGAAAAAGGCTTGGTTGCTTCTGATTGGCAGCAAGCATTCCCGAACAATGCGGTGCCTTATACCAGTACCATGGTGCTATTGGTACGCGATGGCAACCCCAAAAACATCAAAGACTGGTCAGACTTGGCGCGTAATGATATCGACGTGGTGATACCAAACCCGAAAACCAGTGGCACCGCGCGTTATGCGTTTTTGGGTGCTTATGGTTACGGATTACATCAATTTAAAGAAACGGTGCAAAGTCCTGCCAAAACGGATGATTTTATCAAAAAACTACTGGCAAACGTGGTCACTTATGATAATGGCGCACGCGCCGCAACGACCAGCTTTACTCAGCGCGGGCTGGGCGATGTGCTCATCACGACCGAAAATGAAGCGCATTTAGCCGCCAAGCAATTTGCCAAAGGACAGGTCAATATCGTTTATCCCAGTTATTCTATTGTGATTGCTAACCCAGTGGCGGTCGTAACAGCCGTTACTGACAAGGGCGGCAAGACGGCAGCGGCGAATGCTTACCTAAAAGGCTTATGGGACACTCCAGCACAAGAGCTCATGGCACAGATGTATATGCGTCCCAGTAACCCACAAGTGCTGGCAGCTCACAAAGCAACCTTGCCTGATATTGAGACTTTTGAGCCAGTAGCAGTATTTGGTTCTTGGGAGCAGATTATGGACACTTTCTTTGTCGATGGTGGGCGTTTCGATCAGCTAGCAAGAGTGAAGTAG
- a CDS encoding bacterioferritin-associated ferredoxin, whose amino-acid sequence MYVCICNDVKEKQIKAAIASGIDTLDGLKDTLDVATCCGCCEPMVNDYLDEHHARLDVLAYAV is encoded by the coding sequence ATGTACGTATGCATCTGTAATGACGTGAAAGAAAAGCAAATCAAAGCAGCCATTGCTTCAGGTATCGATACCCTTGACGGTCTAAAAGATACCCTCGATGTTGCGACTTGCTGTGGCTGCTGCGAACCGATGGTTAACGATTACTTAGATGAGCATCATGCTAGACTCGATGTCTTGGCTTACGCTGTTTAA
- a CDS encoding acetyltransferase, with the protein MSFIKKIDSLYEKLHDKLPAVGKTASFLTGTSVLTANSAMVGLPIWTLGAAKVLTGAKAADDALIAITKYWINSNNAVIDHALPHKDWRINLPDDLSEDKQYLLVSNHQSWVDTSIVQYISQDTLPLTRFFTKFNLIYIPVIGQAFYFLDFPMMKRFSAKAMAKNPELKKQNLLEAKRACRQLKDKPFALLNYLEGTRFTKEKHDQQKSPYQHLLKPRAGGLSLAINALGNELDSILDVTIVYPDGAPDYDDLWKGNIRRLGVDVTRLKIPDELFAAIMDGGYDRDETTKKMMFDWLEDIWQQKDARMTKMLSEFE; encoded by the coding sequence ATGTCTTTTATAAAAAAAATCGATTCACTCTATGAAAAACTGCACGATAAGCTACCAGCGGTAGGCAAGACTGCCTCTTTTTTAACTGGTACGAGTGTTCTTACTGCCAATAGTGCGATGGTGGGTCTGCCCATCTGGACTTTGGGAGCGGCAAAAGTATTGACAGGAGCGAAAGCTGCGGATGATGCGCTGATTGCGATTACCAAATACTGGATTAATAGTAATAACGCCGTCATTGATCATGCGCTACCTCACAAAGACTGGCGCATTAACCTGCCTGACGACCTGAGCGAAGACAAGCAGTATCTATTGGTAAGCAACCATCAATCATGGGTTGATACCAGCATTGTGCAATATATCAGCCAAGATACGCTGCCTCTGACACGGTTTTTTACCAAGTTTAATCTGATTTATATTCCTGTTATCGGTCAAGCCTTTTATTTCTTAGACTTTCCGATGATGAAGCGCTTTTCTGCCAAAGCGATGGCCAAAAATCCAGAGCTTAAAAAACAAAACCTGCTTGAGGCTAAGCGTGCTTGTCGTCAATTAAAGGACAAACCTTTCGCCCTATTAAACTATTTGGAAGGCACGCGCTTTACTAAAGAAAAACATGACCAACAAAAATCCCCTTATCAGCATTTGTTAAAACCACGGGCTGGCGGTTTGTCATTAGCAATTAATGCGTTAGGCAATGAGTTGGATTCTATCTTGGACGTGACCATTGTCTACCCAGACGGCGCGCCTGACTATGATGATTTATGGAAAGGTAATATTCGCCGTTTGGGCGTCGATGTGACTCGCTTAAAGATACCAGACGAATTATTTGCTGCCATCATGGACGGCGGCTATGACCGTGATGAAACCACTAAAAAAATGATGTTTGATTGGTTAGAGGATATCTGGCAACAAAAAGATGCCCGTATGACTAAGATGCTGAGTGAATTTGAGTAG
- a CDS encoding phosphoadenosine phosphosulfate reductase family protein, whose product MSQLHPNLDLDQANQALQGKSPEQIVEWALSQAKNPIITTNFRPYESAILHLVAKQRPDITVLWVDSGYNTNATYQFANKVIRDLNLNVITYIPKQTAAYRDATMNGIPGIDNPQHDEFTDQVKLEPFRRALDELKPDVWFNAIRKDQTEFRQGLDVLSLSKDGVLKVAPLFENTDADLDVYLEEHNLPNEFDYFDPTKVEESRECGLHTQL is encoded by the coding sequence ATGAGCCAATTACATCCGAACCTAGATCTTGACCAAGCCAACCAAGCATTGCAAGGCAAGTCGCCTGAGCAAATCGTTGAGTGGGCATTAAGCCAAGCGAAAAACCCAATCATCACGACTAACTTCCGCCCATACGAGTCAGCGATTCTGCATTTGGTTGCCAAACAGCGCCCTGACATCACGGTATTGTGGGTAGACTCAGGCTACAATACTAATGCCACTTATCAATTTGCCAATAAAGTCATCCGTGATTTAAATTTAAACGTCATCACCTATATTCCTAAGCAAACGGCAGCGTATCGTGACGCGACCATGAACGGTATCCCAGGTATCGACAACCCACAGCATGATGAATTCACTGACCAAGTAAAACTGGAGCCATTCCGCCGTGCGCTAGATGAGCTAAAGCCAGATGTTTGGTTTAATGCCATTCGTAAAGATCAAACCGAATTCCGCCAAGGTCTTGATGTGCTTAGCTTGTCAAAAGATGGTGTATTGAAAGTAGCGCCATTGTTTGAAAACACTGACGCTGATTTAGATGTTTATCTCGAAGAGCATAATCTACCAAATGAATTTGATTACTTTGATCCAACGAAAGTAGAAGAAAGCCGTGAGTGTGGTTTACATACGCAGCTTTAG
- a CDS encoding nitrite/sulfite reductase, which produces MYQYNYADQTLVEERVAQFRDQTERFLAGELPEEQFLPLRLQNGLYIQRYAPMLRIAIPYGLLASYQLRKLAEITRKYDKGYGHFTTRTNIQLNWPKLEDVPDILAELASVQMHSIQTSGNCIRNTTTDPYAGIHKEEIADPRPYCEIIRQWSTFHPEFAFLPRKFKIAVIGTNDDRAATQVHDVGLHIKTNDEGEIGFEVLVGGGLGRIPVLGKVINKFLPRQHLLSYLDAILRVYNLHGRRDKGSKYRSRIKILVESMGGPAFAKLVNAEWEAHTKDGSLTLTDENFATASSFFSEPDYVSFDALQVQSDLQQQLNADKDFANWYNQNTVAHKVAGYRAVVISLKAGLVDGKYVPSGDVSESQMDALADLSDKYSFGELRGTYQQNLVFADVQTNNLYELWQQLAELHLARANINTLTDMIVCPGWDYCSLANATTHNIAEQIEKQFDDLDYLYDLGEIRLNMSGCINACAHHHTGDIGILGVDKKGEHWYQISIGGNSSDDAKLGKILGKSVPALEVANTIQQIVDVYVDLRASTDNDVESFGQLVERVGIDPFKEKVYG; this is translated from the coding sequence ATGTATCAATATAATTACGCTGACCAAACCTTGGTAGAAGAACGAGTCGCTCAGTTTCGCGACCAGACCGAACGGTTTTTGGCAGGTGAGCTGCCAGAAGAGCAATTTTTGCCGCTGCGATTACAAAATGGCCTTTATATTCAGCGTTATGCCCCGATGTTGCGTATCGCTATTCCTTACGGGCTACTTGCCAGCTACCAATTGCGAAAATTGGCTGAAATCACTCGTAAATATGACAAAGGTTATGGGCACTTCACGACCCGTACCAATATCCAGCTGAATTGGCCAAAGCTAGAAGACGTGCCAGATATTTTGGCAGAGCTGGCATCAGTACAGATGCACTCAATCCAAACCTCGGGCAACTGTATTCGTAACACAACCACCGATCCCTATGCTGGTATTCATAAAGAAGAAATCGCTGATCCACGTCCCTATTGTGAGATTATCCGTCAGTGGTCAACCTTCCATCCTGAGTTTGCTTTTTTACCACGTAAATTTAAGATTGCTGTCATCGGGACCAATGATGACCGCGCGGCAACCCAAGTACACGATGTGGGTCTGCATATCAAAACCAACGATGAAGGTGAAATTGGCTTTGAAGTATTGGTCGGTGGCGGTCTTGGGCGTATTCCTGTCCTTGGTAAAGTCATCAATAAGTTCTTGCCGCGTCAGCATCTGCTTAGCTATTTAGATGCCATCTTACGTGTCTATAACTTGCATGGTCGCCGTGATAAAGGCAGTAAATACCGATCACGTATCAAGATTTTGGTCGAGAGCATGGGCGGCCCTGCCTTTGCCAAACTGGTCAATGCTGAGTGGGAAGCCCACACCAAAGATGGTTCGCTTACCTTAACTGATGAGAACTTTGCGACGGCGAGCAGCTTTTTTAGTGAGCCTGACTATGTGTCGTTTGATGCGCTACAGGTACAGTCGGACTTACAGCAGCAATTAAACGCTGATAAAGACTTTGCCAATTGGTACAACCAAAACACGGTGGCGCATAAAGTCGCTGGTTATCGTGCGGTTGTGATTTCGCTCAAAGCAGGCTTGGTCGATGGCAAATATGTGCCCTCTGGTGATGTCAGCGAGTCGCAGATGGATGCACTGGCTGATCTGTCTGACAAATACAGCTTTGGTGAACTGCGTGGTACTTATCAGCAGAATTTGGTATTCGCTGATGTGCAAACCAATAACCTTTATGAGTTGTGGCAGCAGCTAGCAGAGTTGCATTTAGCACGCGCTAATATTAATACCCTAACAGATATGATTGTCTGCCCAGGTTGGGACTACTGCTCGCTTGCTAATGCGACGACACACAACATCGCTGAACAAATCGAAAAACAGTTCGATGATCTAGACTATCTGTATGATTTGGGTGAGATTCGCTTAAACATGTCTGGCTGTATCAATGCGTGTGCGCACCATCATACAGGCGATATTGGTATCTTGGGCGTCGATAAAAAAGGTGAGCATTGGTATCAGATCAGCATTGGCGGCAATTCCAGTGACGATGCCAAACTTGGCAAAATATTAGGTAAATCTGTCCCTGCTCTTGAGGTTGCCAATACCATACAGCAGATCGTCGATGTCTATGTAGACTTGCGTGCCAGCACCGACAATGATGTCGAAAGCTTTGGTCAATTGGTTGAGCGCGTTGGTATTGATCCATTTAAGGAGAAGGTCTATGGCTAA
- a CDS encoding DUF934 domain-containing protein produces MANHHILDSHGVDIGSQDTWHVLTTDALPESIVSTNITLLELLQRQEKPDVIVPLADLLDESGAQVGGLIKEVYELIVQHSSRLGLWVTADTDADALEGISEFLSTQALIVIDVPKFADGRNFSFARTLRQIGYQGEIRVAGAFGRDQIAYLLRMGVDSFVLSEHDMQPDSKFGIEQAFTALASSYDGQSASDLPMFAKPSEPLIA; encoded by the coding sequence ATGGCTAATCACCATATTTTGGACAGTCATGGCGTAGATATCGGCAGCCAAGATACATGGCATGTGCTCACTACGGACGCGCTACCAGAGAGTATTGTATCAACAAACATCACTTTGCTTGAGCTGCTACAAAGACAAGAAAAGCCCGATGTGATTGTACCGCTCGCTGATCTATTAGACGAATCAGGCGCGCAGGTCGGTGGTCTGATCAAAGAGGTTTATGAGCTGATCGTTCAGCATAGCAGTCGACTTGGATTGTGGGTGACGGCTGACACCGATGCTGATGCGTTAGAAGGTATTAGTGAATTCTTATCAACGCAGGCGCTTATCGTGATTGATGTACCTAAATTCGCTGATGGTCGCAACTTTAGCTTTGCACGTACCCTACGCCAAATTGGCTACCAAGGTGAGATTCGGGTGGCTGGCGCGTTTGGCCGTGATCAAATCGCGTATCTACTGCGCATGGGCGTTGATAGCTTTGTATTGAGCGAGCATGACATGCAGCCAGACTCTAAATTCGGTATTGAGCAAGCATTTACTGCCCTTGCCAGTAGTTATGATGGACAAAGTGCTTCGGATTTACCGATGTTTGCTAAACCGTCAGAACCCTTAATCGCCTAG